From Nitrospiria bacterium, one genomic window encodes:
- a CDS encoding FAD-dependent oxidoreductase: MLNNSRRYDAIVIGAGLEGLLCAALLAKRGKQVLVLEEAPTAGGASFRLTKAGYTFINGPTLFLGFERDGLYDRLFTEMGLSLSLLKRESVLFRKTQPPLQMVLPDHRLDCFTDPGEWAEELRREFPDQAQELKAFWSEVERCEEIIRPRMHQAQRAHPATARDWIHNVRERMRYSSMVGALRRQRADDFLRPHRLGPDLQRGLELLLLIFNGRSMEEASGLDLVHLLGLLQRDMVTISGGIPRLSELLVKVIQEHHGEVVYRQQAAEIVLRHRSPDGVRTVDGETVHGTSVILNLPWPSVSEPSAFQRAFTLYFGVAGQAVPSPMKEHLLLLRSYQRPSLSDNFLYLQMNSTQEEWAAPKGQRALQVIGYLPETDRPRHEIRETLVQSVTAHLTWLMPFSDGVLTFLGDDLGETEAATRIPVKLAEQIRTTRRVTRDGGCYYLTSLKNLYLIPDRGRRPAAALESARSAVELANLVAKNT; the protein is encoded by the coding sequence ATGCTGAACAACTCCAGACGGTACGACGCGATCGTCATAGGCGCTGGCCTGGAGGGACTGCTCTGCGCCGCTTTATTGGCGAAACGGGGCAAGCAGGTCCTCGTGCTGGAAGAAGCTCCGACGGCCGGGGGGGCCTCTTTTCGACTCACCAAGGCCGGTTACACCTTTATCAACGGACCGACCCTTTTTTTGGGATTTGAGCGGGATGGACTCTACGACCGTCTTTTTACCGAGATGGGCCTGTCGCTGTCCTTGCTCAAGCGAGAGAGCGTCCTGTTCCGCAAGACCCAGCCGCCGCTCCAGATGGTCCTGCCGGATCACCGCCTGGATTGCTTCACGGACCCGGGAGAATGGGCCGAGGAACTCCGGAGGGAATTCCCGGACCAGGCCCAGGAACTCAAGGCGTTCTGGTCCGAGGTGGAGCGGTGCGAGGAGATCATTCGTCCGAGGATGCACCAGGCCCAACGAGCCCATCCGGCGACCGCGCGGGACTGGATCCACAACGTCCGGGAACGGATGCGGTATTCCTCCATGGTCGGAGCCCTTCGCCGCCAGCGCGCGGATGATTTTCTCCGGCCCCATCGGCTGGGGCCGGACCTTCAACGCGGGCTGGAGCTGCTCCTCCTGATTTTTAACGGACGGTCGATGGAGGAGGCGAGCGGACTGGATCTGGTCCATCTGCTCGGTCTTCTCCAGCGCGACATGGTCACGATCAGCGGCGGAATCCCCCGCCTATCCGAGCTGCTGGTCAAGGTGATCCAGGAGCACCACGGCGAGGTCGTCTATCGTCAGCAGGCCGCCGAAATCGTCCTCCGCCACCGATCGCCGGACGGCGTCCGGACCGTCGACGGCGAGACCGTGCATGGAACCTCCGTGATCCTCAACCTTCCCTGGCCCTCGGTTTCCGAGCCGTCCGCCTTTCAACGGGCCTTTACCCTTTACTTCGGCGTCGCCGGCCAGGCCGTCCCGTCCCCCATGAAGGAGCATCTTCTCCTCCTGCGATCGTACCAGCGGCCGTCCCTCTCCGACAATTTTCTGTACCTTCAAATGAATTCGACGCAGGAAGAATGGGCCGCGCCCAAGGGCCAGCGGGCCCTCCAGGTCATCGGGTATCTTCCGGAGACGGACCGGCCGAGGCATGAAATTCGGGAGACTCTCGTTCAATCGGTTACGGCCCATTTGACCTGGCTGATGCCGTTCTCCGACGGTGTCCTGACCTTTTTGGGAGACGACCTCGGGGAAACGGAGGCCGCGACCCGGATTCCCGTCAAGCTGGCGGAGCAAATCAGGACCACCCGGCGGGTTACGCGGGACGGGGGTTGCTACTACCTGACCTCTCTCAAAAATCTCTATCTGATTCCGGACCGGGGCCGCCGCCCCGCCGCCGCCCTGGAATCGGCCCGCTCGGCGGTGGAGCTGGCCAACCTGGTTGCAAAAAATACCTGA
- the ndk gene encoding nucleoside-diphosphate kinase has product MERTLAIIKPDAVSRQLIGEIIKRYEHQGFKIVAMKKTRITKSQAEGFYHVHRQRPFFESLASFMAGGPMVVLVLEGEDVIKRHRDLMGATNPKEAAQGTIRRDFGADIEHNAVHGSDSRESAQFEIGYFFSGLELQS; this is encoded by the coding sequence GTGGAACGGACATTGGCGATAATCAAACCGGATGCGGTTTCGCGTCAACTGATCGGGGAAATCATCAAGCGGTACGAGCATCAGGGATTCAAAATCGTGGCGATGAAAAAGACGCGCATCACGAAGTCCCAGGCGGAAGGGTTCTATCACGTCCACCGACAGCGCCCTTTTTTCGAAAGCCTGGCGAGCTTCATGGCGGGGGGGCCGATGGTGGTCTTGGTGCTGGAAGGGGAGGACGTGATTAAACGCCACCGCGATCTCATGGGAGCGACCAATCCGAAAGAGGCCGCCCAGGGGACGATCCGCCGGGACTTCGGCGCGGACATCGAGCACAATGCGGTTCACGGATCGGATTCCCGGGAATCGGCCCAATTTGAGATCGGGTACTTTTTCAGCGGCCTTGAACTGCAATCATAG
- a CDS encoding M14 family metallocarboxypeptidase, with the protein MKRTVVKKIRDYREVVQAVDRAAREIPSLRAVEMGAVPAAPKPYPFYHLTLKGAKTGNPKPRPVYIGGGIHGDEPGGVWAVLEFLKRYPALPDLYQRFEFTILPCTNPFGYEHNTRANAAGIDLNRQFKHPSPPTEVQNVKQAVGDRPFLLAMEFHEDVDTPGFYLYELTRDGEPSWGREMIARIGAKYPINRNEEIEGMPAVEGLIHRESADDDFRNMIEQRPDWPQAFYHYANGSRHGFTTETPVHLTREERAEIHLTALDAALRKLWES; encoded by the coding sequence ATGAAACGGACCGTCGTGAAGAAAATCCGGGATTACCGCGAGGTGGTTCAGGCCGTCGACCGCGCGGCCCGTGAAATCCCGTCGCTCCGGGCGGTCGAGATGGGCGCGGTGCCGGCGGCACCGAAGCCGTACCCTTTTTATCATCTCACGCTGAAAGGCGCAAAAACCGGAAATCCCAAACCGCGGCCGGTCTACATCGGAGGCGGAATTCACGGGGACGAGCCGGGAGGCGTCTGGGCCGTTCTGGAATTTCTAAAACGCTACCCGGCGCTTCCGGACTTGTATCAGCGATTCGAGTTTACCATCCTGCCGTGCACGAATCCGTTCGGGTATGAACACAACACCCGGGCCAACGCCGCGGGAATCGATTTGAACCGTCAATTCAAGCATCCTTCCCCGCCGACGGAGGTTCAAAATGTCAAGCAGGCGGTCGGCGACCGACCGTTTCTCCTCGCCATGGAGTTTCACGAAGACGTCGATACCCCGGGATTCTACCTCTACGAACTGACGAGGGATGGAGAGCCCTCCTGGGGCCGGGAGATGATCGCGCGGATCGGCGCGAAATATCCGATCAACCGGAATGAAGAGATCGAGGGGATGCCGGCCGTCGAGGGCCTGATCCACCGCGAAAGCGCGGACGACGACTTCCGGAATATGATCGAGCAGCGTCCGGACTGGCCTCAGGCCTTCTACCATTACGCCAACGGCAGCCGTCACGGCTTCACCACCGAGACGCCGGTCCATCTGACCCGGGAGGAGCGCGCCGAAATCCATCTCACCGCCCTCGACGCGGCCCTCCGGAAATTATGGGAATCCTGA
- a CDS encoding DUF4416 family protein, which translates to MGILKAASPVKLLVGMIAGRPTIFEEVRPFLTARFGPIDLESPVYPWNHTTYYEKELGPDLKRRFFFFKRTVPQDSLPEIKRFTNALEERWLRETDEGNRRQINLDPGYIAPSKIVLATTKDYSHRIYLRDGIYAEVTLIYQGKSFVPLPHTYPDFRSEEYIALFNRARASI; encoded by the coding sequence ATGGGAATCCTGAAAGCGGCCTCTCCTGTGAAGCTGCTGGTCGGAATGATCGCCGGACGGCCGACGATCTTTGAAGAAGTCCGGCCGTTTCTCACCGCCCGTTTCGGCCCGATCGATCTTGAAAGCCCCGTCTATCCCTGGAACCACACGACTTACTATGAAAAAGAGCTCGGGCCGGATCTGAAACGCCGGTTCTTTTTCTTCAAACGGACGGTCCCGCAGGATTCGCTGCCTGAAATCAAACGATTTACAAACGCGCTGGAAGAACGGTGGCTCCGGGAAACGGACGAAGGAAACCGCCGACAGATCAATCTTGATCCGGGATACATCGCCCCGTCGAAGATCGTGCTGGCGACAACCAAGGACTACTCGCACCGGATCTACCTTCGGGACGGAATCTACGCCGAGGTCACGCTCATCTATCAGGGAAAGAGTTTCGTTCCGCTCCCCCACACGTATCCCGATTTCCGTTCCGAGGAATACATCGCGCTCTTCAACCGGGCCCGGGCGTCGATCTGA
- a CDS encoding thioredoxin domain-containing protein — protein sequence MEPANQPPTRNERWKSEKTGLRRPGTSAPTAQRVVLWASALIVLGLTVLIIVNLSRPPRAPSSPGSPEPVELMTTDWVKGPAGAKTVLIEYSDFQCPACGSYHPILRKLLAEFGDRMRFAYRHFPLKQHPNAEPAARAAEAAGRQGKFWEMHDLLFEGQSTWSDLADAEGIFDGYARRLGLDLARFHADLNSAELRKTIEEDRRSGSRLNLPGTPSFFLNGTLILNPEGYDEFRKILQQSVRQDP from the coding sequence ATGGAACCTGCCAACCAACCGCCGACCCGGAACGAACGGTGGAAATCCGAAAAAACGGGATTGCGCCGACCCGGAACCTCCGCGCCGACCGCCCAGCGCGTCGTTCTCTGGGCTTCCGCACTGATCGTTCTCGGGTTGACCGTCTTGATCATCGTGAATTTGTCCCGGCCGCCCCGCGCTCCCTCGTCCCCGGGTTCCCCGGAGCCCGTTGAACTGATGACGACGGACTGGGTGAAGGGACCGGCCGGCGCGAAGACGGTCTTGATCGAGTACAGCGATTTCCAATGTCCCGCCTGCGGGAGCTATCATCCGATCCTCCGGAAGCTTCTCGCCGAATTCGGCGACCGGATGCGGTTCGCCTATCGTCACTTCCCGCTGAAACAACACCCGAATGCCGAACCGGCCGCGCGGGCGGCGGAAGCGGCCGGAAGGCAGGGAAAGTTCTGGGAGATGCACGACCTGCTTTTCGAGGGCCAGTCGACCTGGTCGGACTTGGCCGACGCGGAAGGAATCTTCGACGGTTACGCCCGTCGACTGGGCCTCGACCTGGCGCGGTTCCACGCGGACTTGAATTCGGCCGAGCTTCGGAAGACGATCGAAGAAGACCGACGAAGCGGATCCCGGCTGAACCTGCCGGGCACTCCAAGCTTCTTCCTCAACGGAACGTTGATCTTAAATCCCGAGGGCTATGATGAATTCCGCAAAATTCTTCAGCAGTCCGTCCGGCAAGACCCCTAG
- a CDS encoding vitamin K epoxide reductase family protein: MNSAKFFSSPSGKTPSRVPAAFLILSLIGFADATFLTVKHYAGGPLNCSIFEGCEKVTTGPYASLVGIPLSLLGAAYYLAIFLLTIAYLDTRRGGILYFTAGMTFVGFAASAWFVYLQLFVIRAVCPYCMVSALTSTVLFILGGIALRSRTPSEGG; this comes from the coding sequence ATGAATTCCGCAAAATTCTTCAGCAGTCCGTCCGGCAAGACCCCTAGCCGGGTTCCCGCCGCGTTCCTGATCCTCAGCTTGATCGGTTTTGCGGACGCGACCTTTCTGACCGTAAAACACTATGCCGGAGGACCGCTGAACTGCTCCATCTTTGAAGGCTGCGAAAAGGTCACGACCGGTCCCTACGCGAGCCTCGTCGGCATCCCGCTGTCCCTTCTGGGCGCGGCGTACTATCTTGCGATCTTTCTGCTCACGATCGCCTATCTGGACACACGACGGGGCGGCATTTTGTATTTTACGGCCGGCATGACCTTCGTCGGGTTCGCGGCATCGGCCTGGTTCGTCTATCTTCAGCTCTTTGTCATCCGCGCCGTCTGCCCGTATTGCATGGTGTCGGCCCTGACCTCGACGGTCCTGTTTATTCTGGGGGGGATCGCGCTTCGATCGCGGACGCCCTCCGAAGGCGGTTGA
- a CDS encoding peptidylprolyl isomerase, translating to MRITKHKIVTIDYTLTNGKGSVLNSSIGGEPFTYIQGIGSILPDLEGALEGKNPGDRFTVRIPPEKGYGPRNESLTRVVSKDRFKGVEELRAGMQFEARTEDGKHMLTIVGIDGNDVTIDANHPLAGETLNFDVTVRDVREATNEELTHGHPHGPDTDH from the coding sequence ATGCGGATCACAAAGCACAAAATCGTGACAATCGATTACACCCTGACCAACGGGAAGGGATCGGTTCTGAACAGCTCCATCGGGGGCGAGCCGTTCACCTACATTCAAGGCATCGGGAGCATCCTCCCCGACCTCGAAGGCGCGCTGGAGGGGAAAAACCCCGGCGACCGGTTCACCGTCCGGATCCCCCCCGAAAAGGGCTACGGGCCGAGAAATGAATCGTTGACGCGGGTCGTCTCAAAAGACCGATTCAAGGGCGTCGAGGAACTCCGCGCCGGCATGCAGTTCGAAGCCCGGACGGAGGACGGGAAACACATGCTGACGATCGTCGGGATCGACGGGAACGACGTGACGATCGACGCCAATCATCCGCTCGCCGGGGAAACCCTGAACTTCGACGTCACGGTCCGCGACGTCCGCGAGGCCACAAACGAGGAGCTCACCCACGGCCACCCCCATGGTCCGGACACGGACCATTAA
- a CDS encoding SagB/ThcOx family dehydrogenase encodes MPDDLKRVLAYHQAGKHRLDRYAPGPHNLDWGTQPDPFRRYTGAPLIRLEHVPPEDLPLYEPSFMEGRLPVQPLDRMSVSQLFYDSLAISAWKKAGDVSWALRVNPSSGNLHPTEGYLICGPISGLCDRPMVCHYAPKIHALERRVEFSLESWKGLTARLPEDAILVGLTSIHWREAWKYGERAFRYCQHDAGHAIAAISLAAAGLGWKATLLDELSTDSLADLLGVFDPQGVEAEQPECLLAVSPQGKSGIEPALPLEVTENFKRFHWQGRPNRLSPGHVEWPMIEETAAATRKPVTRRIDGTVVATGGLPEGEPAPISFRKMIHQRRSCLALNGRTGITRDALYHILMKTLPAPGRFPFNTIPWPPRIHLALFLHRVQNLDPGIYFLVRDPSRMKLLSSAMKKEFAWEKPEGCPPALEFHRLLTGDTREISQQIACHQEIASDGCFSLGMIADFEKPLNEYGAWFYPRLFWESGLVGQVLYLEAESLGLRGTGIGCFFDDPMHSFLGLEGFKYQDLYHFTMGGHVEDPRLTTLPAYPSTSGNPE; translated from the coding sequence ATGCCGGATGATCTGAAACGGGTCCTGGCCTACCATCAAGCCGGCAAACACCGGCTGGACCGGTACGCCCCGGGACCGCACAACCTTGATTGGGGAACGCAGCCCGATCCTTTTCGCCGATATACCGGCGCGCCGTTGATCCGACTGGAGCACGTCCCGCCCGAAGACCTCCCGTTGTACGAGCCCTCCTTTATGGAAGGCCGGCTTCCGGTCCAACCGCTCGATCGGATGAGCGTGTCTCAACTCTTCTATGACAGTCTGGCGATCTCGGCCTGGAAAAAGGCCGGCGACGTGAGCTGGGCGCTCCGCGTCAATCCGTCCAGCGGCAATCTCCATCCCACCGAAGGCTACCTGATCTGCGGTCCGATTTCCGGGCTGTGTGACCGCCCGATGGTCTGTCACTATGCCCCGAAGATCCATGCCCTGGAGCGGCGCGTCGAGTTTTCCCTGGAAAGCTGGAAGGGCCTCACGGCTCGGCTTCCGGAGGATGCGATTCTGGTGGGATTGACCTCGATTCATTGGCGCGAGGCCTGGAAATACGGAGAGCGTGCGTTCCGCTACTGCCAGCACGATGCGGGCCATGCGATCGCCGCTATCAGTCTGGCCGCGGCCGGTCTCGGATGGAAAGCGACGCTGCTGGACGAACTTTCAACCGATTCCCTCGCCGACCTGCTGGGCGTCTTCGATCCTCAAGGCGTCGAGGCGGAGCAGCCCGAATGCCTCCTGGCCGTCTCACCGCAGGGAAAGAGCGGGATCGAGCCGGCGCTTCCTTTAGAGGTGACTGAAAACTTCAAGAGATTTCACTGGCAAGGCCGCCCCAACCGGCTCAGCCCCGGCCATGTTGAGTGGCCGATGATCGAGGAGACGGCGGCCGCGACGCGGAAACCCGTAACCCGTCGCATCGACGGAACGGTCGTGGCGACGGGCGGACTCCCGGAGGGCGAACCGGCGCCGATCTCCTTTCGAAAGATGATCCATCAACGCCGGAGTTGTCTGGCCTTAAACGGGCGGACCGGAATCACGCGGGATGCGCTCTATCACATCCTGATGAAGACCCTTCCGGCGCCCGGACGATTTCCATTCAACACGATCCCGTGGCCGCCCCGCATCCACCTCGCCCTCTTCCTTCACCGCGTGCAGAACCTCGACCCCGGCATCTATTTTCTGGTCCGGGATCCGTCCCGGATGAAGTTGTTATCGTCGGCCATGAAGAAGGAGTTCGCCTGGGAAAAACCCGAAGGCTGCCCGCCGGCCCTTGAGTTCCATCGTCTTTTAACCGGCGACACGAGAGAAATCTCGCAGCAGATCGCCTGCCATCAGGAGATCGCGTCGGACGGCTGCTTCAGCCTCGGCATGATCGCGGATTTCGAAAAGCCGTTGAATGAGTACGGCGCTTGGTTTTATCCGAGACTGTTTTGGGAATCCGGACTGGTCGGCCAGGTGCTCTATCTCGAAGCCGAGTCCCTGGGCCTGCGGGGCACCGGCATCGGCTGTTTCTTCGACGATCCGATGCATTCGTTCCTGGGACTGGAGGGATTTAAATATCAGGACCTGTATCACTTCACGATGGGAGGACACGTCGAAGACCCGCGGCTCACCACCCTTCCGGCCTACCCGTCCACTTCAGGGAATCCGGAATAA
- a CDS encoding SDR family oxidoreductase — translation MELNGKAALITGGARIGQVVAAVLARHGANVAMTYRTSKTSAEETVEETRALGVRGLALRADLTKPADLVHAVERAASVFGGLDILVNLASIYEKTSLASLDAGVWKKNMAANLESAYLLSLRCAPWMRRRGEGRIIHFSDWVAASGRPRYKEYLPYYVSKSGVVGLTQALALELAPEILVNAIAPGPILPPPDLSAKENRAVQRATPLGRWGGPEEIAKAVLFLIETDFVTGECIRVDGGRHLY, via the coding sequence GTGGAATTGAACGGCAAAGCGGCATTGATCACGGGAGGCGCGAGGATCGGTCAGGTCGTCGCCGCGGTCCTGGCCCGTCACGGCGCGAATGTGGCCATGACGTACCGGACCTCGAAGACCAGCGCCGAAGAGACGGTAGAGGAAACGCGGGCCCTGGGCGTCCGGGGGCTGGCGCTGCGCGCCGATCTGACAAAGCCGGCCGACCTCGTCCATGCGGTCGAGAGAGCGGCCTCGGTCTTCGGAGGATTGGATATTCTGGTCAACCTGGCCTCGATCTACGAAAAGACGTCCCTCGCGTCGCTCGACGCCGGCGTCTGGAAAAAAAACATGGCGGCGAATCTGGAAAGCGCCTACCTCCTTTCACTGCGGTGCGCGCCGTGGATGAGGCGGCGGGGAGAGGGGCGCATCATCCATTTCTCGGATTGGGTCGCGGCCAGCGGGCGGCCTCGGTATAAAGAGTATCTCCCGTATTACGTTTCGAAGTCGGGCGTCGTCGGTCTGACCCAGGCGCTGGCCCTGGAACTTGCGCCGGAGATTCTGGTGAACGCGATCGCGCCGGGGCCGATCCTGCCGCCGCCGGATCTGTCGGCCAAGGAGAACCGCGCGGTCCAACGGGCCACGCCGCTGGGACGGTGGGGAGGGCCGGAAGAGATCGCGAAGGCGGTTCTCTTTTTGATCGAGACCGACTTCGTCACGGGCGAATGCATCCGCGTGGACGGCGGACGGCATCTTTACTGA
- the lptD gene encoding LPS assembly protein LptD, which yields MTGGPRWVRAIGAVSALSLVLFVSPPSWSGIAQLVPSSRDASKKSDQPIEITADQVQYLKDSDLYIADGSVNVVQGTTHLTADHVTLDHGSGQVKATGHAVLRDGDNVVSGDRLDYNLNSKNGTAVPGQLFVKKDNYHINAVTMDKVGEGHYELKAWSLTSCDTQDGEAPLWRFRGNAARVDTGQYLVAHNVILYIKDVPVLYTPYLSFPVGTDRQSGFLPTRFGYNSTDGLGVNQAFYWAISPSQDMTLSVDFRSIRGTGLGLEYRYKLSRESEGELHYSIFDDHITESKRTETDFQHVQRFSTDFQARLDVHMISDINQLRDLSATTADRVQQSMESTFVIFRRWDNQELYLLARMTRDLVTASDTTLQELPELGYTLREYRLGDSPFYVGLDATADNFWRAREDEAAGLIRAQRLDLFPRVWTRINLDGLVLTPRAGFRETWYSRDLESDSPTVRGVEVLDMGANTRVYKMFESSGPRQFVHSIEPSVVYEYVPFVDQTRLPHFDDIDQLPRKNDVTYSLTNRLASEDHTHPEKPSSWEWIFWKLTQTYDIHARRLIADPGPSRPLSNVRSESIFRPWTGTSVDMDTFYDLYRHKTVSFDTDLQLQVSRPWTIKVGQRYTRDGALTPRGDPFNPLGPVNPDFWYDLPAPLIRFLTAETQIELPGKVILSAKEYYDIQDRAITESDYGLKYIGQCLGLAISYERLPDRSMYNFMITLRPADMSRAGAFVF from the coding sequence ATGACGGGCGGCCCGCGGTGGGTTCGAGCAATCGGCGCGGTGTCCGCCTTGTCGTTGGTCCTCTTCGTATCCCCGCCGTCATGGTCGGGAATCGCCCAATTGGTCCCCTCGTCCAGGGACGCTTCGAAAAAAAGCGATCAGCCGATCGAGATCACGGCCGATCAGGTCCAGTACCTCAAGGACTCGGATCTGTATATCGCGGACGGCTCCGTCAATGTGGTTCAAGGGACCACCCATCTGACGGCCGATCATGTCACCCTAGACCATGGAAGCGGGCAGGTCAAGGCCACCGGTCATGCGGTTTTGCGCGACGGCGACAACGTCGTTTCCGGGGACCGGCTCGATTACAATCTCAACAGCAAAAACGGCACGGCCGTGCCGGGGCAGCTCTTCGTCAAAAAGGATAATTATCATATCAACGCGGTCACCATGGACAAGGTGGGGGAGGGCCATTATGAATTGAAGGCCTGGTCCCTCACCTCGTGCGACACGCAGGACGGGGAAGCTCCGCTCTGGCGATTCCGCGGGAATGCCGCCCGCGTGGATACGGGCCAATACCTGGTGGCCCATAATGTGATCCTCTATATCAAAGACGTCCCGGTCCTGTACACGCCTTATCTGTCTTTTCCGGTCGGCACGGATCGCCAAAGCGGTTTCCTGCCGACCCGGTTCGGCTACAACAGCACGGACGGATTGGGGGTGAATCAGGCCTTCTACTGGGCCATCAGTCCCAGCCAGGACATGACCCTTTCGGTGGATTTCCGAAGCATCCGGGGGACCGGGTTGGGCCTCGAATACCGCTACAAGCTCAGCCGGGAGTCCGAAGGGGAGCTGCACTACAGCATCTTCGACGACCATATCACCGAAAGCAAACGGACCGAGACGGACTTTCAACACGTCCAGCGCTTCTCGACCGATTTCCAGGCCCGGCTGGACGTTCACATGATCAGCGACATCAACCAGCTGCGGGACCTCAGCGCCACGACGGCGGACCGGGTCCAGCAGAGCATGGAATCGACCTTCGTCATCTTCCGGCGCTGGGACAACCAAGAGCTCTACCTGCTGGCCCGGATGACGCGGGACCTGGTGACGGCCAGCGACACCACGCTGCAGGAGCTTCCCGAGCTGGGTTATACGCTTCGGGAATACCGGCTGGGCGATTCGCCCTTTTATGTGGGATTGGACGCGACGGCCGACAACTTCTGGCGGGCGCGGGAAGACGAAGCGGCCGGATTGATCCGCGCCCAGCGCCTCGACCTTTTTCCGCGTGTATGGACGCGCATCAATCTCGACGGCCTCGTCCTGACCCCGCGCGCCGGTTTCCGGGAAACCTGGTACAGCCGCGACCTGGAGTCCGATTCGCCGACGGTGAGAGGCGTCGAGGTCCTGGACATGGGAGCCAACACCCGGGTCTATAAAATGTTCGAATCCTCCGGTCCCCGTCAGTTCGTTCATTCCATCGAGCCGTCCGTGGTCTATGAATACGTTCCCTTCGTGGATCAAACCCGGCTGCCCCATTTCGACGATATCGATCAACTGCCCCGAAAGAACGATGTGACGTATTCGTTGACGAACCGGCTGGCCTCGGAGGACCATACCCATCCTGAAAAGCCGTCCTCCTGGGAATGGATCTTCTGGAAGCTCACGCAGACCTATGATATCCACGCCCGGCGTCTGATCGCGGACCCCGGCCCGTCGCGTCCGTTGTCCAACGTCCGATCGGAGTCCATTTTCCGGCCGTGGACCGGAACGAGCGTGGACATGGACACCTTCTACGATCTCTACCGGCACAAAACGGTTTCGTTCGACACCGATCTTCAGCTTCAAGTTTCGCGTCCCTGGACGATCAAGGTCGGGCAGCGCTACACCCGCGACGGGGCGTTGACCCCGCGCGGGGATCCCTTCAATCCCCTCGGACCGGTAAATCCGGACTTTTGGTACGACCTTCCGGCCCCTCTGATCCGTTTTCTAACGGCGGAGACCCAGATCGAGTTGCCCGGCAAAGTAATCCTGTCCGCCAAGGAATACTACGACATCCAGGACCGGGCCATCACAGAAAGCGATTACGGTTTGAAATACATCGGCCAATGTCTGGGCCTCGCGATTTCTTATGAGCGTCTTCCCGATCGGAGTATGTACAACTTTATGATCACGCTCCGTCCCGCGGATATGTCGCGTGCGGGGGCGTTCGTCTTTTAA